From Caldicellulosiruptor hydrothermalis 108, a single genomic window includes:
- a CDS encoding PIN domain-containing protein yields MSQIEFTRIEINQQVLELAQKYVNECIIPSRFFDDAVHIAVASINECDILVSWNFKHIVRYRTIQGVNAINKLMGYREIQLVSPLMMLEEEE; encoded by the coding sequence ATGTCCCAGATAGAATTCACGAGAATTGAGATTAACCAACAAGTTTTGGAACTTGCGCAGAAGTATGTGAATGAATGTATAATTCCGTCAAGGTTTTTCGACGACGCAGTCCATATTGCAGTAGCAAGCATTAACGAATGTGATATTTTGGTATCATGGAATTTTAAGCATATAGTTAGATATAGGACAATTCAAGGCGTAAACGCAATAAACAAACTTATGGGTTATAGAGAAATTCAACTGGTGTCACCACTTATGATGTTAGAGGAAGAGGAGTGA
- a CDS encoding response regulator transcription factor → MKKPTVLIVDDNPAVLDGLKIILELENFEVVSLCTNAKEAIEFLKMWHADVVLMDKVYSNKEIARMLFISEGTVRNYITSILQKLNLKNRTQIAVYYLTKFS, encoded by the coding sequence TTGAAAAAACCTACGGTCTTAATTGTGGATGATAACCCTGCCGTCTTGGACGGTCTTAAAATCATCCTTGAGCTTGAAAATTTTGAGGTTGTAAGCCTTTGCACTAATGCAAAAGAGGCAATAGAGTTTCTCAAGATGTGGCATGCTGACGTTGTTCTTATGGATAAAGTATACTCAAATAAGGAAATCGCAAGGATGCTTTTCATCTCTGAAGGTACAGTAAGAAACTACATAACATCCATTCTTCAAAAGTTAAATCTTAAAAATAGAACCCAAATCGCAGTATACTATCTTACTAAATTTTCTTAA
- a CDS encoding type II toxin-antitoxin system HicB family antitoxin: MLFTVVVSKEDNWYIAKCVENSVASQGKTIEEAIANLKEALELYYEGEEIQKPQMPPLITTIEVAV, translated from the coding sequence ATGTTGTTTACAGTAGTAGTAAGCAAAGAGGACAACTGGTATATAGCTAAATGCGTAGAAAACAGTGTAGCTTCACAAGGAAAAACCATCGAAGAAGCAATAGCTAACTTAAAAGAAGCTCTTGAACTTTACTACGAGGGAGAAGAAATACAAAAACCACAAATGCCACCGCTGATAACTACCATAGAGGTGGCTGTGTAA
- a CDS encoding ArsR/SmtB family transcription factor, giving the protein MSMEERLAKVFKALSHPIRIKIVQNLLSGEKCVCELLQFVEFSQPNLSQHLKILKEAGLLEHCKVGANMHYRIKNEYVKALLNIAEAFIIESQKTERV; this is encoded by the coding sequence ATGTCCATGGAAGAAAGGCTTGCAAAGGTATTCAAAGCTCTGTCTCACCCAATTAGAATAAAGATAGTTCAAAACCTGTTGAGCGGTGAAAAGTGCGTATGTGAACTTTTACAGTTTGTTGAGTTTTCTCAGCCAAACTTATCTCAACATTTGAAAATCTTAAAAGAAGCTGGTTTGCTTGAACACTGCAAAGTGGGTGCAAATATGCATTACAGAATTAAAAATGAATATGTCAAAGCTCTGCTGAATATTGCAGAAGCCTTCATAATTGAAAGTCAAAAGACTGAAAGGGTGTGA